The Stratiformator vulcanicus genome has a segment encoding these proteins:
- the rplS gene encoding 50S ribosomal protein L19, translating to MQHPLLDAAEQPSLREKKLNFAVGDTVDVHCRILEGNKERIQIFNGTIIARRGSGTRESFTVRRVVSGEGVERTFPVHSPKIAELVIKRHGHVRRAKLFYLRDRIGKAVRLRERQPKPWEAEAAEATAHKKTVKRAGKKPKKKKKAESAG from the coding sequence ATGCAACATCCACTTCTCGACGCAGCCGAGCAGCCGAGCCTGCGGGAAAAGAAGCTCAACTTCGCCGTCGGCGACACGGTCGACGTGCATTGCCGAATTCTCGAAGGCAACAAAGAGCGAATTCAAATCTTCAACGGCACGATCATCGCCCGCCGCGGCAGTGGAACCCGCGAGAGTTTCACGGTCCGTCGCGTTGTTTCCGGCGAAGGTGTCGAGCGGACCTTTCCGGTTCACAGCCCGAAGATCGCCGAATTGGTGATTAAACGGCACGGCCATGTCCGACGAGCCAAGCTGTTCTATCTGCGAGATCGAATCGGCAAAGCGGTCCGGCTGCGTGAGCGTCAGCCGAAGCCTTGGGAAGCTGAAGCCGCTGAAGCAACCGCCCACAAGAAGACGGTGAAGCGGGCCGGTAAAAAACCGAAGAAGAAGAAAAAAGCAGAATCGGCCGGCTGA
- the rpsP gene encoding 30S ribosomal protein S16 — MAVRIRMKRLGRTHRPYYRICIMDSRQKRNGQAIEEVGHYDPMVRDKSARVTLDMERIDHWMSRGALPTEKVAVLIKKVRTNKFGSVKTPPPLTPQKEPEKPAEEAAESGEGETAEATAEGESEGGES, encoded by the coding sequence ATGGCAGTTCGAATCCGAATGAAACGACTGGGGCGAACCCACCGCCCGTATTACCGCATCTGCATCATGGACTCTCGCCAGAAGCGGAACGGTCAGGCGATTGAAGAGGTCGGTCATTACGATCCGATGGTCCGTGACAAATCGGCCCGTGTGACGCTGGACATGGAGCGCATCGACCACTGGATGTCGCGGGGAGCATTGCCGACCGAAAAAGTCGCCGTGCTTATCAAGAAGGTCCGCACCAACAAATTCGGTAGCGTGAAGACGCCTCCGCCGCTGACACCGCAGAAGGAGCCGGAGAAGCCGGCCGAAGAAGCGGCAGAGTCGGGCGAAGGCGAGACGGCGGAAGCAACCGCGGAAGGGGAAAGCGAAGGCGGCGAGAGCTGA
- the trmD gene encoding tRNA (guanosine(37)-N1)-methyltransferase TrmD, which produces MRFDVCTLFPEMFESYLGQSILKRAIDRELVSVHRWDFRDYTDDKHNKVDDRPFGGGPGMLIRCQPVFDCVEAVRQVDDENDEPDELISLTPQGERLDQQLAAELATRKRVILLCGRYEGFDERIRLGLKPREVSIGDFVLNGGEVAAMVVIDSVVRLLPGVLGDETSSKYDSFSESGLLEYPQYTRPREYRGMTVPEVLIGGNHEEVARWRAEQSLQRTKERRADLIQQQSQDDAG; this is translated from the coding sequence ATGCGATTCGACGTCTGCACGCTCTTCCCCGAAATGTTCGAGAGTTATCTCGGGCAGAGCATTTTGAAGCGGGCGATTGATCGCGAACTGGTCTCAGTTCATCGCTGGGACTTCCGAGATTACACCGACGACAAGCACAATAAGGTCGACGATCGGCCTTTCGGCGGCGGGCCGGGGATGCTGATCCGCTGCCAGCCCGTCTTCGACTGTGTCGAGGCGGTCAGGCAGGTTGACGATGAAAACGACGAGCCGGACGAGTTAATCTCACTGACACCGCAGGGAGAACGACTTGACCAGCAATTGGCCGCCGAACTGGCGACCCGGAAACGGGTCATCCTGCTTTGCGGTCGATACGAAGGATTTGATGAGCGGATTCGATTGGGTTTGAAGCCGCGAGAAGTTTCCATCGGTGATTTCGTCCTCAACGGGGGCGAAGTCGCGGCGATGGTGGTGATCGACAGCGTCGTCCGGCTTTTGCCGGGCGTGTTGGGAGACGAAACGAGTAGTAAGTACGATTCCTTTTCCGAGTCGGGTTTGCTCGAATACCCGCAGTACACGCGACCACGCGAGTACCGCGGCATGACGGTGCCCGAGGTCCTCATCGGGGGAAACCACGAAGAGGTTGCCCGCTGGCGGGCAGAACAGAGCCTGCAACGGACGAAGGAACGGCGAGCGGATTTGATTCAACAGCAATCGCAAGACGACGCAGGCTGA
- the ffh gene encoding signal recognition particle protein, whose product MFDSITGKLNDAFSSINRGRLNEANIREGMKQVRQALLEADVNYDVARDFMKRVTEQAVGDKVLKSLRPSEQIVGIVYQELVLLLGGDPRESEFSPRPTSAELGVKRDGLTVIMMCGLQGSGKTTTCGKLARALKQEKLETVLVAADLQRPAAIEQLKTLGGQLDVEVYAEDPASSSPVQVCRNGVKHARKSGAQVVILDTAGRLHVDDDLMRELRQIDNKCAPDSAIYVADAMTGQDAVNSAIAFNDALELDGVILTKTDGDTRGGAALSIRAVTGVPLKFIGTGETLDGLEAFHPTRMAQRILGGGDMGTLLEKAQREFDGEELEDAQRKMAEGKFDLNDFRKQMGMIGKLGSMRSIMKMIPGMGQMADLDPNVDMEKELRHVGGIIDAMTPDERRNPDQIDRSRRNRIARGAGSDPADVNKLLKDFKGMAGAMQGISQKGSMRDRMKAVQEMAGQAAANPGGRIAQDKQRSKRGPQDKASLREKKKKERQRAKKQRKKKR is encoded by the coding sequence ATGTTCGACTCGATCACCGGAAAACTCAACGACGCCTTTTCCTCCATCAACCGTGGACGCCTCAATGAGGCGAACATCCGCGAGGGGATGAAGCAGGTTCGGCAGGCGCTGCTCGAAGCGGACGTCAACTACGATGTCGCCCGCGACTTTATGAAGCGGGTCACCGAGCAGGCCGTCGGCGACAAAGTGCTTAAGTCGCTCCGCCCGAGCGAACAGATTGTCGGGATCGTCTATCAGGAGTTGGTACTCCTGCTCGGCGGCGATCCGAGGGAATCGGAGTTCTCGCCGCGACCCACGTCGGCTGAACTGGGCGTGAAGCGCGACGGCCTGACCGTCATTATGATGTGCGGCCTGCAGGGTTCGGGTAAAACGACCACCTGCGGCAAGCTCGCGCGGGCGCTCAAGCAGGAGAAGCTTGAAACCGTCCTCGTCGCGGCCGACCTTCAGCGACCCGCGGCGATCGAACAACTCAAGACGCTCGGCGGTCAGCTCGACGTCGAAGTCTACGCCGAGGACCCGGCGAGCAGCAGTCCGGTTCAGGTCTGCCGCAACGGCGTCAAGCACGCCAGGAAGTCCGGGGCCCAGGTCGTCATTCTCGATACGGCCGGTCGTCTGCACGTCGATGACGACCTGATGCGCGAACTGCGTCAGATCGACAATAAATGCGCTCCCGATTCGGCCATCTATGTTGCCGACGCAATGACGGGTCAGGATGCCGTCAACAGCGCGATCGCGTTTAATGATGCCCTCGAACTTGACGGCGTGATCCTCACCAAGACCGATGGTGACACGCGCGGCGGTGCGGCGTTGTCGATTCGGGCCGTGACCGGTGTCCCGCTTAAGTTCATCGGAACGGGCGAAACGCTTGACGGACTTGAGGCATTTCACCCGACGCGAATGGCGCAGCGGATCCTCGGTGGCGGGGACATGGGCACGCTGCTGGAGAAGGCCCAGCGCGAGTTCGATGGCGAAGAGCTTGAAGACGCCCAGCGGAAAATGGCTGAGGGCAAGTTCGACCTCAACGATTTCCGCAAGCAGATGGGGATGATCGGGAAGCTCGGCTCCATGCGGAGCATCATGAAAATGATTCCCGGCATGGGTCAGATGGCCGACCTCGACCCCAACGTCGATATGGAAAAGGAATTGCGACACGTCGGCGGCATCATCGACGCGATGACTCCCGACGAACGTCGCAACCCGGACCAAATCGACCGCAGCCGACGCAATCGCATAGCCCGCGGAGCCGGTAGCGACCCGGCCGACGTCAATAAGTTGCTCAAAGACTTCAAAGGCATGGCCGGCGCGATGCAGGGCATCTCGCAAAAAGGCAGCATGCGAGACAGAATGAAGGCCGTGCAGGAGATGGCCGGTCAGGCGGCCGCCAACCCCGGCGGTCGAATCGCGCAAGACAAGCAGCGCAGCAAACGGGGCCCGCAGGACAAAGCCAGTTTGCGAGAGAAGAAGAAGAAAGAACGTCAGCGAGCCAAGAAACAGCGGAAGAAGAAGCGGTGA
- the ychF gene encoding redox-regulated ATPase YchF: MEAGIVGLPNVGKSTLFNALTAAGIPSENYPFCTIEPNVGVVAVPDQRLGEIQAHIPTEKVVPAILRLVDIAGLVKGASEGEGLGNKFLSHIREVDAILHVVRCFEGEITHVDGSVDPIRDIETIETELILADLQAVGSAKDKAARLTRSGDKDAKAKVAFLEKIEAHLDEGKPARQMEFADPEDRKTLKSLQLITAKKVLYVANVGEDDLTGESELVERVRQRAAEEGGEVVPVCGQLEAELAELDEADRAEMLESVGLEEPALAVLARGTYRTLGLQSYFTAGPKEIRAWTVPIGATAPEAAGVIHTDFQRGFIRVEVYSVDDLEELKSEKAIREAGRMRVEGKSYSMRDGDVCHFLFNV, from the coding sequence ATGGAAGCCGGTATTGTCGGACTGCCGAATGTCGGGAAGTCGACGCTATTTAATGCGCTGACTGCCGCAGGCATTCCCAGCGAGAATTATCCATTCTGCACAATCGAGCCGAACGTCGGAGTGGTCGCCGTTCCCGATCAGCGGCTCGGCGAGATTCAAGCGCACATTCCGACCGAAAAGGTCGTGCCCGCGATTTTGCGACTCGTTGATATCGCGGGGCTGGTCAAAGGCGCTTCGGAAGGAGAAGGCCTCGGGAATAAATTCCTATCGCACATTCGCGAAGTCGACGCGATTCTGCATGTGGTCCGGTGCTTCGAAGGCGAGATCACCCACGTCGACGGTTCGGTCGACCCGATTCGCGACATCGAAACGATCGAGACCGAACTCATCCTCGCCGACCTGCAGGCGGTCGGTTCTGCCAAAGATAAGGCCGCGCGATTGACCCGCAGTGGCGACAAAGACGCCAAAGCGAAAGTCGCCTTCCTGGAGAAAATCGAAGCCCATCTGGACGAAGGCAAACCGGCGCGGCAGATGGAATTTGCCGACCCCGAGGACCGGAAAACACTGAAGAGCCTGCAACTCATCACAGCGAAGAAGGTGCTGTACGTCGCCAATGTCGGTGAAGACGATCTGACCGGCGAAAGCGAACTGGTCGAGCGCGTCCGTCAGCGTGCCGCCGAGGAGGGAGGCGAGGTGGTCCCCGTGTGCGGTCAACTCGAAGCCGAACTGGCTGAACTCGATGAGGCCGATCGGGCCGAGATGCTCGAGAGTGTCGGGTTGGAGGAACCGGCGCTGGCCGTACTCGCGCGCGGGACCTATCGCACACTCGGCCTGCAGAGTTACTTCACGGCCGGACCGAAGGAAATTCGGGCTTGGACGGTTCCCATCGGGGCGACCGCTCCGGAAGCGGCGGGCGTCATTCACACCGACTTTCAGCGCGGCTTCATCCGCGTCGAAGTCTACTCCGTCGACGATCTCGAAGAACTGAAATCGGAAAAAGCGATCCGCGAGGCCGGACGGATGCGGGTCGAGGGCAAGAGCTATTCGATGCGAGACGGGGACGTCTGCCACTTCCTATTCAACGTCTGA
- a CDS encoding YraN family protein — protein sequence MLRGLVNRVFGNRGERAAARFLKARGLRIIARQYRSQLGEVDLIADDHGTIAFVEVKARRSWDKGHPAEAVTAAKRRQLTRIAISYLKQRNWLDRPSRFDVISVTWPEGAKRPQIDYYPNAFEPTGIDGMYS from the coding sequence ATGCTTCGCGGGTTGGTCAATCGTGTGTTCGGCAACCGTGGCGAACGGGCTGCGGCTCGATTCCTGAAGGCTCGTGGACTGCGAATTATCGCCCGCCAGTATCGCAGCCAACTCGGCGAAGTTGACCTGATTGCGGACGATCACGGAACGATCGCGTTCGTGGAAGTGAAGGCCCGACGATCCTGGGACAAGGGGCATCCGGCCGAAGCGGTGACAGCGGCCAAACGTCGGCAACTCACGCGGATCGCGATCTCGTACCTCAAGCAGCGGAACTGGCTCGACCGCCCCTCCCGATTCGACGTGATTTCCGTGACTTGGCCCGAAGGCGCGAAACGACCGCAGATCGATTACTATCCCAACGCGTTCGAGCCCACGGGCATCGACGGCATGTATTCCTAA